Proteins encoded within one genomic window of Methanothrix harundinacea 6Ac:
- a CDS encoding S-layer protein domain-containing protein: MNHRRAGGLLCLLLVTVAAVLPMGALAQVGDAPDESVLTGAGPSNETGAVNDTAEEEAGVEELPPGDVEEGVEDLAPEGSEAGAEDLAPEGSEAGTEDLAPEGSEEPVAEDLLPPEGSEAGAEDLAPEESEEPVAEDLAPDGSEEVAEDLVPPEPVDEAPMMDAPMEDAPRDDVPLAEAALAAAVSDLNSSEENETVEEEMVEENETEEEEVEEALSETDRIWREGKNPATYTWTPQTFSGFFYDLDDDVGTETLTVHLRESGGSYDRSIREDELEYVTEADSITYEFSDWGQYQVIGFMAQKYFAGYEGTDSAVVSKGISLLDEEELHEVLIDDDQEYTVDTGSVLPLGEGYELRIKEIDLDGNKVWLALAKDGSEVDSRVVDPTSLGSSTYKYEADLRGDKFPLVMAHVRSIFRGAETSLVTIDGLFQISDKFVTVASGDTYGSMEVDSISGNTIRMANDRTITLRMGRTVPVMGDVSFLVADASELRFAPTVKRTGSYEIRGTIVDPAEGEFTWTPYNFEGFYYDIDDDVGTETLTARFSGERIADGDLTYGTYPQSVPFEYAEWGSYNVIGFLAEKYFAGYNSETVFTNEFSLINEGQLRKVLIDDDQSYTVRSGTTFPLKEGYELRIKEVDLDGNKIFLSITKDGEEVDSKVVEPGRTVTGSTFTYEERISGERVPIVAVHVQSVFRGREEDLATIEGIFQISDKPRSVEEGETYDKMEIDSVSDSGIVMTNDGSISLGRGRTVSIMENIMFRIADSDQRLVVPIVEVKADLKPMTLGIPQAVVGTPAEIRATSEGAPIIGAIITIDGEEVGTTTADGIYLYTPPAAGSFEISAKRDEYTEVKGVLVVSEVAEERILAVTAPQEVMKGESFVIKATIGVDLRPVEGADIGFENVTIGTTDSLGTLSYASDSVGSYTITASKEGYESGSRRIVVASPIRITGIEMPETVRAGKTVEITATAENPGAVSDTTTVELRVNGVPEGTMEVTVGPGETGSAAFEYQPLEPGLYTVEVRGIQRTLTVEEKSSAGTIVGILVILFALGGGAYLYSTGRLNEMLGQIKNR; the protein is encoded by the coding sequence ATGAACCACCGTAGGGCTGGAGGACTGCTTTGCCTGCTCCTGGTCACCGTGGCGGCAGTTCTGCCAATGGGAGCGTTGGCGCAAGTAGGGGATGCTCCAGATGAATCGGTCCTTACCGGGGCCGGCCCCTCGAATGAAACGGGCGCTGTAAACGATACCGCTGAAGAGGAGGCCGGAGTGGAGGAGCTGCCTCCCGGAGACGTCGAGGAAGGGGTGGAAGATCTGGCGCCTGAGGGATCCGAGGCGGGTGCGGAGGATCTTGCGCCCGAGGGATCGGAGGCGGGTACAGAGGATCTTGCGCCTGAGGGATCTGAGGAGCCGGTTGCAGAGGATCTGTTGCCGCCCGAGGGATCGGAGGCGGGTGCAGAGGATCTTGCGCCTGAGGAATCTGAGGAGCCGGTTGCAGAGGATCTGGCCCCTGACGGATCCGAGGAGGTTGCAGAGGATCTCGTGCCTCCAGAGCCGGTCGACGAGGCGCCGATGATGGATGCGCCGATGGAAGATGCCCCCAGGGACGACGTCCCTCTCGCAGAAGCTGCCCTGGCGGCGGCCGTCTCCGATCTGAACTCATCGGAGGAGAATGAGACGGTGGAGGAGGAGATGGTCGAGGAGAACGAGACGGAGGAGGAAGAGGTGGAGGAGGCGCTCTCAGAGACCGATAGGATCTGGCGCGAGGGGAAGAACCCGGCCACCTACACCTGGACCCCCCAGACCTTCTCGGGGTTCTTCTACGACCTCGACGACGACGTGGGGACTGAGACCCTCACCGTTCACCTGAGGGAGTCGGGGGGAAGTTACGACCGGTCCATCCGAGAGGATGAGCTGGAGTACGTGACGGAGGCCGATTCCATAACCTATGAGTTCAGCGATTGGGGCCAGTATCAGGTGATAGGCTTCATGGCTCAGAAGTACTTCGCCGGATATGAGGGGACGGACTCCGCCGTGGTGAGCAAGGGGATCAGCCTCCTGGACGAGGAGGAGCTCCACGAGGTTCTGATCGACGACGATCAGGAGTACACCGTCGACACCGGCTCGGTCCTCCCCCTGGGCGAGGGCTACGAGCTCCGGATCAAGGAGATCGACCTCGACGGGAACAAGGTCTGGCTCGCCCTCGCCAAGGACGGCTCGGAGGTGGACAGCCGAGTCGTCGACCCCACCAGCCTCGGATCTTCGACCTACAAGTACGAGGCCGACCTCCGGGGCGATAAGTTCCCTCTGGTGATGGCCCACGTCAGAAGCATCTTCAGAGGGGCTGAGACGAGCCTCGTCACCATCGACGGCCTCTTCCAGATCTCCGACAAGTTCGTCACCGTCGCGAGCGGCGACACCTACGGGAGCATGGAGGTCGACTCGATATCTGGAAACACCATCAGGATGGCCAACGACAGGACCATCACCCTCCGGATGGGGAGGACCGTCCCGGTGATGGGGGACGTCAGCTTCCTGGTGGCCGACGCCAGCGAGCTCCGGTTCGCTCCGACGGTGAAGAGGACGGGGAGCTACGAGATCCGGGGGACGATCGTCGACCCGGCGGAGGGCGAGTTCACCTGGACCCCCTACAACTTCGAGGGGTTCTACTACGACATCGACGACGACGTGGGGACGGAGACTCTGACGGCCCGGTTCTCCGGAGAGAGGATCGCCGACGGAGATCTGACTTACGGGACCTATCCCCAGTCGGTCCCCTTCGAATATGCCGAATGGGGGAGCTACAACGTCATAGGCTTCTTGGCCGAGAAGTACTTTGCAGGGTACAACTCCGAGACCGTCTTCACCAACGAGTTCAGCCTGATAAACGAGGGGCAGCTGAGAAAGGTCCTGATCGACGACGACCAGTCCTACACCGTCAGGAGCGGCACCACCTTCCCCCTGAAGGAGGGGTATGAGCTGCGGATAAAGGAGGTGGACCTCGACGGTAACAAGATCTTCCTCTCCATCACCAAGGACGGTGAAGAGGTGGACAGCAAGGTCGTCGAGCCGGGGAGGACCGTCACCGGCTCCACCTTCACCTATGAAGAGCGGATCAGCGGCGAGAGGGTGCCGATCGTCGCAGTCCACGTCCAGAGCGTCTTCCGGGGGAGGGAGGAGGATCTGGCCACCATCGAGGGGATCTTCCAGATCTCCGACAAGCCCCGATCCGTCGAGGAGGGCGAGACCTACGACAAGATGGAGATCGATAGCGTCTCTGACAGCGGCATAGTGATGACGAACGACGGCTCCATCAGCCTCGGCAGGGGGAGGACCGTCTCCATCATGGAGAACATTATGTTCAGGATCGCCGACAGCGACCAGAGGCTGGTAGTCCCGATCGTCGAGGTGAAGGCGGATCTGAAGCCGATGACCCTCGGTATCCCGCAAGCTGTGGTCGGGACCCCCGCCGAGATCAGGGCGACCTCGGAGGGAGCTCCGATCATCGGGGCGATCATCACCATCGACGGCGAGGAGGTCGGAACCACCACCGCGGATGGGATCTACCTCTATACCCCGCCGGCGGCCGGAAGCTTCGAGATCTCGGCGAAGAGGGACGAGTACACCGAGGTGAAGGGGGTCCTCGTCGTCAGCGAGGTCGCGGAGGAGAGGATCCTGGCCGTCACCGCGCCTCAAGAGGTGATGAAGGGCGAGAGCTTTGTGATCAAGGCCACCATCGGAGTCGACCTGAGGCCGGTGGAGGGCGCGGATATCGGATTCGAGAACGTCACCATCGGGACGACCGACTCCCTCGGGACTTTATCCTACGCCTCCGATTCCGTCGGCTCTTACACCATCACCGCCTCCAAGGAGGGTTATGAGAGCGGCTCGAGGAGGATCGTCGTCGCATCCCCCATCAGAATAACGGGGATCGAGATGCCTGAGACGGTCCGGGCCGGAAAGACGGTCGAGATCACCGCCACCGCCGAGAACCCGGGGGCTGTCAGCGACACCACCACGGTGGAGCTGAGGGTGAACGGGGTCCCCGAAGGGACGATGGAGGTGACCGTTGGCCCCGGCGAGACGGGATCTGCGGCCTTCGAGTACCAGCCTCTGGAGCCGGGGCTCTACACCGTGGAGGTGAGAGGGATTCAGAGGACGTTGACGGTGGAGGAGAAGAGCTCCGCCGGGACCATCGTCGGGATCCTGGTGATCCTCTTCGCCCTGGGTGGAGGAGCTTACCTCTACTCCACCGGAAGGCTGAACGAGATGCTGGGGCAGATCAAGAACCGCTGA
- a CDS encoding phenylacetate--CoA ligase family protein: protein MNFWQPKIETMKRSDLEDLQLRRLKETVKRAYDRVPFYHQRMKDLGVTPSDVASLADVRILPETRKGDLRENYPFGLFAVPREEVVRVHASSGTTGKPTVVGYTARDIETWSDMVARDLVMVGCTKEDVFQNAVNYGFFTGGLGIHYGIERMGAMAVPSGTGSTRRQIEIMIDFGVTALHCTPSYALYLAETVTDMGLADDLSLRVGCFGAEPWSDRARTELEEMLNIKAYDSYGLSEMFGPGVAFECQEQNGLHIWEDHFLVEILDPDGLPCAPGERGELVLTSLTKEAMPLIRYHTGDVTFMMAEECPCGRTSVKLHRFLGRADDMLVVRGINVFPSQIEDVLLKIPEIGDYFQVVVDRKRHGLDEISIKVEMSDRAFTGELADLARLQKKVEDELKSVMKIRSKIELVEKGSLPRTEGKSKKIVDLRDL, encoded by the coding sequence ATGAACTTCTGGCAACCGAAGATCGAGACGATGAAGAGGTCAGATCTGGAGGATCTGCAGCTGAGACGTCTGAAGGAGACGGTGAAGAGGGCCTACGATCGCGTCCCCTTCTACCACCAGAGGATGAAGGATCTGGGGGTGACGCCCTCGGATGTCGCCTCCCTGGCGGATGTGAGGATCCTCCCGGAGACGAGGAAGGGGGACCTCCGGGAGAACTACCCCTTCGGCCTCTTTGCGGTCCCGAGGGAAGAGGTGGTCCGGGTCCACGCCTCCTCCGGGACGACCGGCAAGCCGACGGTCGTCGGCTATACCGCCCGGGACATCGAGACCTGGTCGGATATGGTGGCGAGGGACCTGGTGATGGTCGGCTGCACGAAGGAAGATGTATTCCAGAACGCCGTCAACTACGGCTTCTTCACCGGGGGGCTCGGGATCCACTACGGTATCGAGCGGATGGGGGCGATGGCGGTCCCCAGCGGCACCGGGAGCACCAGGCGGCAGATCGAGATCATGATCGACTTCGGCGTCACCGCCCTCCACTGCACCCCCTCCTACGCCCTCTACCTCGCCGAGACGGTGACGGATATGGGCCTCGCCGACGACCTCTCCCTGAGGGTGGGGTGCTTCGGGGCCGAGCCCTGGTCGGACAGGGCCCGGACGGAGCTGGAGGAGATGCTGAATATAAAGGCCTACGACTCCTACGGCCTGTCGGAGATGTTCGGCCCCGGGGTCGCCTTCGAGTGCCAGGAGCAGAACGGCCTCCACATCTGGGAGGACCACTTCCTGGTGGAGATCCTCGATCCCGACGGCCTGCCCTGCGCCCCCGGCGAGCGGGGGGAGCTGGTCCTCACCTCCCTCACCAAGGAGGCGATGCCCCTCATCAGGTACCATACCGGGGACGTCACCTTCATGATGGCGGAGGAGTGCCCCTGCGGGAGGACGAGCGTCAAGCTCCACCGGTTCCTGGGGCGGGCCGACGACATGCTCGTCGTAAGAGGGATCAACGTCTTCCCCAGCCAGATCGAGGACGTCCTCCTCAAGATCCCCGAGATTGGGGACTACTTCCAGGTCGTCGTCGACAGGAAGAGGCACGGCCTCGACGAGATCTCGATCAAGGTGGAGATGAGCGATCGGGCCTTCACCGGGGAGCTTGCGGACCTCGCGCGGCTCCAGAAGAAGGTGGAGGACGAATTGAAGTCGGTGATGAAGATCAGGTCGAAGATCGAGCTGGTGGAGAAGGGGAGCCTCCCCCGGACCGAGGGGAAGTCGAAGAAGATCGTCGACCTCCGGGATCTTTAG
- a CDS encoding trypsin-like serine peptidase, whose protein sequence is MEMRERWLQIEAAVEEETKKESIEDGHSPVKGGSEFGPAPEVDKMTPEMALAEAERFEEVIVEAADVSGIVEVSGFKVEPPTIPDVIEIIHGADDRVRVGNTTVYPWRTICHLEIAAPNGKAYIGTGAFIGPRVVLTAGHCVYLHADGGWARKIRVIPGRNGGSSCPSSGTSSVCPYGYADATQYTSVKGWVNNKDSDYDYAVIILPANQKLGNTVGWMGLANLSMGSLLGLNVNSSGYPGDKPYGTQWWNSNNILAVTGRRLYYRIDTMGGQSGSPVWRYKDGQRHIIGIHTTGGSPYNGATRINDDVFNNLVNWKNL, encoded by the coding sequence ATGGAGATGAGAGAGAGATGGCTTCAGATCGAAGCCGCGGTCGAAGAAGAGACGAAGAAGGAATCGATAGAGGATGGCCACAGCCCCGTCAAGGGCGGGTCTGAGTTCGGCCCTGCGCCAGAAGTGGATAAAATGACCCCAGAGATGGCCCTCGCCGAAGCAGAGAGGTTTGAGGAGGTCATTGTTGAAGCCGCAGACGTATCAGGGATTGTGGAGGTCTCGGGCTTCAAGGTGGAGCCGCCCACCATCCCTGACGTAATAGAGATCATCCACGGGGCCGACGACAGGGTTCGGGTCGGCAACACCACCGTCTATCCTTGGCGGACCATCTGCCACCTGGAGATAGCCGCTCCCAACGGCAAGGCTTACATAGGCACTGGAGCCTTCATCGGGCCCCGGGTCGTCCTCACCGCAGGGCATTGTGTTTATCTCCATGCAGACGGTGGATGGGCCCGGAAGATCCGGGTAATACCAGGGCGCAACGGTGGATCATCCTGTCCCAGCTCGGGAACCAGCAGCGTCTGTCCCTATGGGTACGCCGACGCTACCCAGTACACCAGCGTCAAAGGATGGGTGAACAACAAAGATAGCGACTACGACTACGCCGTCATAATACTCCCCGCCAACCAGAAGCTTGGCAACACCGTCGGTTGGATGGGGCTGGCAAACCTCTCGATGGGGAGCCTCCTCGGCCTCAACGTCAACAGCTCAGGCTATCCCGGCGATAAGCCCTACGGTACCCAATGGTGGAATTCCAACAACATCTTGGCGGTGACCGGCCGAAGGTTATACTACCGCATCGACACCATGGGAGGACAGAGCGGAAGCCCTGTATGGCGTTATAAGGACGGCCAGCGGCATATCATAGGCATTCATACCACGGGAGGGTCGCCTTACAACGGTGCTACACGGATCAACGACGATGTCTTTAATAACCTCGTCAACTGGAAGAACCTATGA
- a CDS encoding tetratricopeptide repeat protein: protein MTSKTTLSILVLMMAILALPPAEAATITVGPEGCDHSSIQEAIDAARPGDVVSVQNGTYRETLVVDRPIALRDAGDGTDRPIVDAAGGGSAVTLLADGATIEGFVLENGGFGWAGIEVRSKENAIRGNLITDNRWYGIYLDGAEGCVIEENVIWNNKYGIWINAGSSGNLVRKNVLQENENRNAFDLGTNLWEGNFYDDYDGSRPFYEVGGLSSVDRSPSGPEEAAIEPPVEAEDAAGSGPATEAIAGEEAESQDLALRPDPAPSGDGGAPGDGGLNQTEIDPMNRSTVESPPSNLTVEAPAAPESRKRHQISIIELSQSRSGSQEGEAKEAEVKEEEEEEAAIDPFAPAAGDGIVDADRGEEETNESAAGEPPAEEPVDEPPEVTLYTAGDWTRWGDSLLGSGRYPEAITCYERALEIDPANAAAWAGKGDGLMMTGRYDKALRSYERALEIDPASAAGWCRKGNALQMLLRFEDAMACYNEALRIDPEFAEAWNRRGSTLNRLGRYSEALECFDRALEIDPGLASAWSSKSWAHQMLGEDEAAKEAFDRARGLG from the coding sequence ATGACCTCGAAGACCACCCTATCCATATTAGTCTTGATGATGGCGATCCTCGCCCTCCCCCCGGCGGAGGCGGCCACCATCACCGTCGGCCCTGAGGGCTGCGACCACTCCAGCATCCAGGAGGCCATCGACGCCGCGCGCCCCGGAGACGTCGTCTCCGTCCAGAACGGCACCTATCGCGAGACCCTGGTGGTGGACAGGCCCATCGCCCTCCGCGACGCCGGAGACGGCACCGACCGGCCGATCGTCGACGCCGCCGGAGGGGGGAGCGCCGTCACCCTCCTCGCCGACGGCGCCACTATCGAGGGCTTCGTCCTCGAAAACGGAGGCTTCGGCTGGGCCGGGATTGAGGTGAGGTCGAAGGAGAACGCCATCCGGGGAAACCTGATCACCGACAACCGGTGGTACGGCATTTACCTCGACGGGGCGGAAGGGTGCGTCATCGAGGAGAACGTCATCTGGAATAACAAGTACGGGATATGGATCAACGCCGGGTCGAGCGGCAACCTCGTCAGGAAGAACGTCCTCCAGGAGAACGAGAACCGCAACGCCTTCGACCTGGGGACGAACCTCTGGGAGGGGAACTTCTACGACGATTACGACGGGTCCCGGCCCTTCTACGAGGTGGGCGGATTGTCCAGCGTCGACCGCTCTCCTTCCGGCCCTGAGGAGGCCGCCATTGAGCCCCCGGTGGAGGCGGAGGATGCCGCAGGATCGGGGCCGGCAACGGAGGCGATAGCCGGGGAGGAGGCTGAAAGCCAGGATCTGGCCTTGAGGCCAGATCCTGCCCCCTCCGGGGACGGCGGCGCCCCGGGGGACGGAGGACTAAACCAGACCGAGATCGATCCGATGAACCGGTCTACTGTAGAGAGCCCTCCATCGAATCTCACCGTTGAAGCCCCGGCAGCCCCCGAATCCAGGAAGAGGCACCAGATCAGCATCATCGAGCTGAGCCAGAGCCGGAGCGGCTCCCAGGAGGGGGAGGCAAAGGAGGCTGAGGTTAAGGAAGAGGAGGAGGAAGAGGCCGCTATCGACCCCTTCGCCCCCGCCGCCGGGGATGGGATCGTCGACGCCGATCGGGGCGAGGAGGAGACGAACGAGTCCGCCGCCGGGGAGCCCCCCGCCGAAGAGCCGGTCGATGAACCTCCGGAGGTCACTTTGTATACGGCCGGGGACTGGACGAGATGGGGCGACTCCCTCCTCGGCTCCGGCAGGTACCCCGAGGCGATAACCTGCTACGAGAGGGCCCTGGAGATCGATCCCGCCAACGCCGCCGCCTGGGCCGGGAAGGGGGACGGGCTGATGATGACCGGCAGGTACGACAAGGCCCTCAGGAGCTACGAGAGGGCCCTGGAGATCGATCCCGCCTCGGCGGCAGGGTGGTGCCGGAAGGGGAACGCCCTCCAGATGCTCCTGCGGTTTGAAGATGCTATGGCGTGCTACAATGAGGCCCTCAGGATCGACCCGGAGTTCGCCGAGGCCTGGAACCGGAGGGGATCGACCCTGAACAGGCTCGGCCGCTACTCCGAGGCCCTCGAGTGCTTCGACCGGGCCCTGGAGATCGATCCAGGCCTTGCCTCCGCCTGGAGCAGCAAGAGCTGGGCCCACCAGATGCTGGGGGAGGACGAGGCGGCGAAGGAGGCCTTCGACCGGGCGAGGGGCCTGGGATAA
- a CDS encoding choice-of-anchor E domain-containing protein — protein MAEVDTITFCDSLPPKEGGWSDRHILPLFDPTMGELLRVDLSVDLVVTQDFQFENEGPAGATVDVDSVFELSITMPDSSNITAAATSSISEDLAGFDGEVDFSGPSGRTIKGLASTGSVAEEYLELAAFVASIPDETINLPARALANSKTQLSGNTVSRISSLVGSKVCVTYTYDADAGGEGR, from the coding sequence GTGGCAGAGGTGGATACGATAACCTTCTGCGACTCGCTGCCCCCCAAGGAAGGGGGCTGGTCAGACCGCCACATCCTCCCTCTCTTCGATCCGACCATGGGCGAGCTCCTCCGGGTCGATCTCTCCGTGGACCTGGTGGTAACGCAGGATTTTCAATTTGAGAACGAGGGTCCTGCCGGCGCGACCGTAGACGTCGACTCGGTTTTTGAGCTATCGATCACCATGCCCGACTCCAGCAACATCACCGCCGCCGCCACCAGCTCCATCAGCGAGGACCTGGCTGGCTTCGACGGCGAGGTGGACTTCTCGGGCCCCTCGGGGAGGACGATCAAAGGGCTCGCCTCCACCGGCTCAGTTGCGGAAGAGTACCTGGAGCTGGCCGCCTTCGTCGCCTCCATCCCGGACGAGACGATCAACCTCCCCGCGAGGGCTTTAGCCAATAGCAAGACCCAGCTGTCAGGAAATACCGTATCCAGGATCTCCAGCCTTGTGGGGTCAAAGGTCTGCGTCACTTATACTTATGATGCAGATGCTGGAGGTGAAGGACGATGA